CTTATGAAGATAGTAGGAATATTTAACCTAACTGCAGCCATCAACATCCCGGGCACTATCTTGTCGCAGTTGGGTATGCAAATTAGTGCATCAAGCTGATGGGCTTCTACCACCGTCTCCACCGAATCTGCGATCAGCTCCCTTGAAGGCAAAGAATAGTGCATACCGTAGTGCCCCATAGCTATACCATCATCCACTCCTATGACGTTGAACTCTATGGGCACACCACCCGCTTTACGCACTTCCTCTTTTATAGGTTCCACAAACTCCCTAAGATGCACATGTCCTGGGATTATGTCTATGTAAGAGTTTGCTATGCCTATGAGTGGTTTGTCAAAGTCTTCGTCTGTCAGCCCGCAAGCTCTTAGAAGAGCTCTGTGCGGAGCTTTCTCCACTCCTTTTTTAACAATATCACTCCTTAGCATAAGGGATAGTATAAGTAAACTTTAGGTTGTGTCAAGGATATTTACGTGTCGCCATCCCACACGGTTAGCTTAGAAGGTTTTTCACGTTAGTTCTTCCTCTGTGTAAGATACTACTACCCTAGCTGGTCTTAAAACTCTTTCGTGAAGGTAATACCCTTTTCTTACAGTTCTTATAACAGTGTTCGGAGGACAATCCAAAGATAGCTCCCTTTCCACCGCTTCTGCTAGCATGGGATCAAATTCCTTGTTATTCAAATCCATTGCCTTTACTCCGTATTTTTCTAAGACAGCCACCAGTTGCCTGTATATCATCTCCACACCTGCCCTAAGGGCGTTTATATCATCGGTCTTTGTCTCTAAGGCCCTTTCAAAGTTATCCAAAACTTCCAGTATGTCCAAAGCTAAGTTTTCATAGCCATACTTTCTAAACTCTTCTAAGTCTCTTCTATACCTTTCTTTCAGGAGCTCGTAGTCTTTTTGTAGTTCAACCAGCCTTTGATTAGAGAATCTTGCAATTTGTTCAAGTTTGGAAACCCTCTCTTCTAACTCTTTTATTCTCTTTTCCTCTTCTCTTAGTTCTTCTACAATCTGTTCTTCAAGGGACTTATCCTCTTCCATGCGTGCACCTCCTAAAAATTATAGTTTAAACTAGAATGAAGGTTTAATAATCCCTTTTGACCACGCTTTCCAAAAGATCTATAAAGGTTGAACTGTTTTCAAACTTTGATACGTATTCTATGACTTTCTCTATCTCCTGCCAAGCTCTTTTTTTGGTATTCTCTACGCCCCCAAGTTCTATGACCTTTTGTCTTAGCTCTTCTCTGTTTTCCTTTCCAAACCTTTCCAAGACCCATTCTCTGTCAAGCTTGTCAATGACAGATAGGAGAGGATAGGTGCATTTCCCTTCCCTCAGGTCGTTGCCGGCGGGCTTGCCAAGTCTATCCTCTGAACCAGCATAGTCCAGAGCATCGTCTATGAGTTGAAAGGCTCTTCCTACGCTCATTCCTATTTTGTAAAACTCCTCGTAAAAGGGGCTTCCCGCCATTAGGGCACCAACTCCCATGCTTGCAGAAAACAGAGCTCCCGTTTTCCCATCTATGATCTTGAAGTATTCCTCTTCCGAGATTATTTTCCCTAAGGAGATGAGCTCAAGGATCTGCGATTGGGACATGTGCATAACCGCTCTACTGACCAACTCCACAGCCTTTAGGTTACCATAAACCGCATAAAGCCAAAG
The genomic region above belongs to Thermocrinis sp. and contains:
- a CDS encoding polyprenyl synthetase family protein, producing the protein MVELEKLNSLMLEYLDPEVRLVLDMGKYTIEAGGKRIRPILMIEVCRMFSDDCEIVLPLAVGIEYIHMASLLHDDVVDGALTRRGRASANLIFGNQAVVLGGDYFYAKALWLYAVYGNLKAVELVSRAVMHMSQSQILELISLGKIISEEEYFKIIDGKTGALFSASMGVGALMAGSPFYEEFYKIGMSVGRAFQLIDDALDYAGSEDRLGKPAGNDLREGKCTYPLLSVIDKLDREWVLERFGKENREELRQKVIELGGVENTKKRAWQEIEKVIEYVSKFENSSTFIDLLESVVKRDY
- a CDS encoding nucleotide exchange factor GrpE is translated as MEEDKSLEEQIVEELREEEKRIKELEERVSKLEQIARFSNQRLVELQKDYELLKERYRRDLEEFRKYGYENLALDILEVLDNFERALETKTDDINALRAGVEMIYRQLVAVLEKYGVKAMDLNNKEFDPMLAEAVERELSLDCPPNTVIRTVRKGYYLHERVLRPARVVVSYTEEELT